One genomic window of Channa argus isolate prfri chromosome 5, Channa argus male v1.0, whole genome shotgun sequence includes the following:
- the eogt gene encoding EGF domain-specific O-linked N-acetylglucosamine transferase: protein MLPLVVLGIVFSSTVVITGKAASANSKLSTLLHNYIRISLPSEHVPYFLHNNKRVTKQCGLDPLCPFKDALLNLSSCWGYEKNCDPGKRFSYPVCTKADSGWTRSLEAAQELFWKQADFGYVKERLSELKTLCKASKPGDSSLKCSSYTRFCKATNLYLDLRKPRRSQERYKEDFIQKGEIGGHCRLNKQALAAEGEHKSPLQSWYAELQTYAELDFRPMEDGQCDIIIEKPTVFMKLDAGVNMYHHFCDFVNLYISQHINNSFSSDVNIVMWDTSFYGYGDLFSETWRAFSDYDIIHLKTYDSKRVCFKDAFFSLLPRMRYGLFYNTPLISDCYSEGMFRAFSQHVLHQLNIPQDGSKEGRVRVTLLARSTAYRRILNQVELVNALKTVPLLEVNVVDYKYKDVPFLEQLRITHNSDIFIGMHGAGLTHLLFLPDWAVIFELYNCQDESCYRDLARLRGIRYVTWQKMDKVFPQDKGHHPTLGDHPKFTNYSFDVEEFMRLVLEAAGYVTHHPKWQHQAVHDEL, encoded by the exons ATGCTGCCTTTGGTAGTGCTGGGCATAGTGTTTTCTTCCACTGTGGTTATCACTGGGAAGGCTGCGAGTGCCAACAGCAAACTATCAACACTGCTACACAACTACATTCGAATCTCCCTCCCATCAGAGCATGTGCCATACTTCCTCCACAACAACAAGAGGGTCACCAAGCAATGTGGCCTGGACCCACTCTGCCCTTTTAAA GATGCACTGCTGAATTTATCTTCCTGTTGGGGTTACGAGAAGAACTGTGATCCTGGGAAGCGATTCAGCTATCCAGTCTGTACCAAAGCTGACTCTGGATG GACTCGTTCACTCGAGGCAGCCCAGGAGCTTTTCTGGAAGCAGGCTGATTTTGGCTACGTCAAAGAGCGTCTTTCAGAGCTCAAAACTCTCTGCAAGGCCAGCAAGCCA GGagattcatcattaaaatgCAGTAGTTACACTAGATTTTGTAAGGCTACTAACCTTTACCTGGACTTACGGAAGCCACGCAGAAGCCAAGAGAG ATATAAGGAGGACTTCATTCAGAAGGGTGAGATTGGTGGCCACTGCAGACTGAACAAGCAAGCACTGGCAGCAGAGGGAGAGCACAAGAGCCCCTTGCAATCTTG GTATGCTGAGCTCCAGACATATGCAGAGCTGGACTTTCGTCCTATGGAGGATGGACAGTGTGACATCATCATTGAAAAACCCACTGTTTTCATGAAACTGGATGCCG GAGTGAATATGTATCACCATTTCTGTGACTTTGTCAACCTTTACATCTCCCAGCACATTAACAACTCCTTCAGCTCCGATGTCAACATCGTAATGTGGGACACG AGTTTTTATGGTTATGGGGATCTGTTCAGTGAAACATGGAGAGCCTTCTCAGATTATGACATCATCCACCTGAAGACCTATGACTCAAAAAGA GTGTGTTTCAAAGATGCTTTCTTCTCCCTCCTTCCAAGAATGAGATACGGCCTCTTCTACAACACGCCTCTT ATATCAGACTGCTACAGTGAAGGGATGTTTCGGGCATTTTCCCAGCATGTCCTCCACCAGCTGAACATCCCGCAAGATGGGTCAAAG GAAGGGCGTGTCCGCGTCACCCTGCTGGCACGCAGCACAGCATACAGAAGGATACTTAACCAAGTGGAG CTTGTAAATGCCCTCAAGACTGTGCCTTTACTGGAGGTCAATGTGGTGGACTACAAATACAA GGATGTTCCCTTCCTGGAGCAGTTGAGGATCACCCACAACTCTGACATCTTTATAGGGATGCATGGGGCCGGTCTCACAcacctcctctttctccctgaCTGGGCTGTCATCTTTGAGCT ATATAATTGTCAGGATGAGAGCTGCTATCGAGATTTGGCTCGACTGCGGGGCATTCGATACGTGACTTGGCAGAAGATGGACAAAGTGTTCCCACAGGACAAG GGTCACCATCCCACCCTCGGGGACCATCCGAAGTTTACCAACTACTCTTTCGACGTGGAGGAATTCATGCGGCTTGTGCTGGAAGCAGCCGGTTATGTCACACACCATCCCAAATGGCAGCATCAAGCAGTGCACGATGAACTTTAG